The Sorangiineae bacterium MSr11954 DNA segment TACGTGCCGCGGGCGCATCGGGCGAGGGTGGCGGAGACGATTCCGGAGGTCTCCCGTGTGGTCACCGCGTATGTGCGCGGGCAGCTCATGACGTCCCTTCTCTTCACGGTCTTCACGGGCGTGGTGCTGCAGATTTGTCATGTTCCGGCCGTCCTTCCCCTCGCCGTCCTCGCGGGGATGTGCGATGTGATTCCGGTTGTCGGGATTATTCTTGCGACCTTGCCCGCGGCGCTCCTCGCGTTGACGGTTTCGCCCATCACGGCGGGCATCGTCGTCGCCACCTATGTGGTGTACCATCAGATCGAGGCGTACATGATCGTGCCGCGCATCTACGGGTCGACCTTGCGACTCTCGACGCTCGCGGTGCTCCTGGCGCTCCTCGTCGGCGGAACTCTCCAAGGAATTCTGGGCGTCGTGCTCATTCTGCCGATCGTGGCGGCGTATCCGGTGGTCGAGCGCATATGGTTGAAGGATCTGCTCGGTCCCGACGTCATTCGCGATCACGAGGCGCTCGCGCGCGCGGCTGAGAGCGGCAACGACGCGGCGATCGAGGCCGTTCTTCAGGGCGTCAAGCATCCGGAGGAAGACATCGTTTCGCCGGAGGCGCCCCGAGAAGAGCGCGGCGGGAAGCCGGGTTCGCCGTGAGACCTCGTGGCTCCGCGACAATTGCCCGTGAGCGCCCCCACGTGCGGGAGGAGGTCCCAAGGGTCGGCCATGCTGGCGGACGTCTCCCGACGAGGTTCCCTGGGGATTGGGACGGAGTAAGAGGCAGAGGGTTCAAAGTGAGCTCCGCGGCGCGGCTTGCTTTTCGTCGCGGATGCGT contains these protein-coding regions:
- a CDS encoding AI-2E family transporter, with translation MTDPSGGRQPERSTRIELHVPVSTIARLLVTALLVWAFLKLWPELLFLFLSLLLAVALEPMVAWCERRRVPRGVAILTLALLLLGSVATVAAFAMPPLVRQFLSLVEQFPSFRERVLAHLHADTPWRGVIEQLFALPSAPDIAPRLHQTLMVGQTTLGAIATAFCVVITTLYLLLDGKRLYVWLLAYVPRAHRARVAETIPEVSRVVTAYVRGQLMTSLLFTVFTGVVLQICHVPAVLPLAVLAGMCDVIPVVGIILATLPAALLALTVSPITAGIVVATYVVYHQIEAYMIVPRIYGSTLRLSTLAVLLALLVGGTLQGILGVVLILPIVAAYPVVERIWLKDLLGPDVIRDHEALARAAESGNDAAIEAVLQGVKHPEEDIVSPEAPREERGGKPGSP